A stretch of the Oceanispirochaeta sp. genome encodes the following:
- a CDS encoding DinB family protein has protein sequence MTNSDKILRTELKKQIYGNQAHISLEAALTGFPFHRAGDHYGNLEHTMWTLVWHIRFCQDDIIDYVLNENYKDAKFPEGYWPDSDAPTDKEEWEQTLKGIQTGLKTLEAWIETEDLFAPLKNNPDHNLYRQITIIAQHNSYHCSQILDLRRLLGLPLREY, from the coding sequence ATGACAAATTCAGATAAGATTCTGCGTACGGAACTGAAGAAGCAGATCTATGGAAATCAGGCCCATATCTCCCTGGAGGCTGCTCTGACAGGCTTTCCCTTCCATCGGGCGGGAGATCATTACGGGAACCTGGAACATACGATGTGGACCCTGGTCTGGCATATCCGGTTCTGCCAGGACGATATCATTGACTATGTTTTGAATGAAAACTATAAGGATGCCAAATTCCCTGAGGGTTATTGGCCGGATTCGGATGCCCCGACAGATAAAGAGGAGTGGGAACAGACCTTGAAAGGTATCCAGACAGGCTTGAAGACCCTGGAGGCCTGGATAGAAACTGAGGATCTCTTTGCCCCCCTGAAGAACAATCCCGACCACAACCTCTACCGGCAGATAACGATTATTGCCCAGCATAACTCCTATCACTGCTCTCAGATACTCGATCTCCGCCGGCTTTTGGGTCTTCCCCTGAGGGAATATTAA